A genome region from Pseudomonas pergaminensis includes the following:
- a CDS encoding efflux transporter outer membrane subunit has product MHKLSTFAMAWMLGGCSLIPDYQRPPAPVPTQYPQAGVYALAQSGTSDWQHLFRDPALQRLIGDALVNNRDLRVAALNVEAFQAQYRIQRADLFPAVSATGAGQRRRLPGDVTGTGKPAITSSYSATLGLSAYELDLFGRIRSLSEQAMLTYLGTEEARRSAQLSLVANVANAYLTWRADQELLALAHQTLDANEHSLRLTSRSKTAGKASALDVVQARTSVESTRASVARYERQVAQDLNNLALLVGGAVDEHLPSRPLADDLVARVPAGLPSDLLQRRPDILQAEYQLRAANANIGAARAAFFPSVSLTANAGSASTELSGLFKGGSGSWTFQPQINLPIFNAGSLRASLDYAKLQKDISVAQYEKSIQTAFQEVADGLAARQTFVDQLQAQRDFVAANQQYYNLAEHRYRSGVDSNLTFLDAQRALFSSQQALIVDRLAQLVAEVKLYTALGGAWREALADAGGVVAFNPEESPPPPRSRSTTAATTTR; this is encoded by the coding sequence ATGCATAAATTGAGCACATTCGCGATGGCATGGATGCTCGGCGGTTGCTCGCTGATCCCGGACTATCAAAGACCCCCGGCCCCCGTGCCGACGCAGTATCCCCAGGCAGGTGTGTACGCATTGGCGCAGTCCGGTACGTCGGACTGGCAACACCTGTTCCGTGACCCGGCGCTGCAACGCTTGATTGGCGATGCCCTGGTCAATAACCGAGACCTACGGGTGGCGGCGCTGAACGTCGAGGCGTTCCAGGCGCAGTACCGTATCCAGCGGGCGGACCTGTTCCCGGCGGTGTCCGCCACCGGGGCCGGCCAACGTCGGCGTTTGCCGGGGGATGTGACCGGCACGGGCAAGCCGGCGATTACCTCCAGCTACTCGGCGACCCTGGGGCTCAGTGCCTACGAACTGGATTTGTTCGGCCGCATCCGCAGCCTCAGCGAACAGGCCATGCTCACCTACCTGGGCACCGAAGAGGCGCGGCGCAGCGCACAGCTGAGCCTGGTGGCGAACGTTGCCAATGCCTACCTGACCTGGCGCGCCGACCAGGAACTGCTGGCCCTGGCCCACCAGACCCTGGACGCCAACGAGCATAGCCTGCGCCTTACCAGTCGCAGCAAAACCGCTGGCAAAGCCTCGGCGCTGGATGTGGTGCAAGCCCGTACGAGCGTCGAAAGCACCCGCGCCAGCGTGGCCCGCTATGAGCGCCAAGTGGCCCAGGACCTCAACAACCTCGCCCTGCTGGTGGGCGGCGCGGTGGATGAACACTTGCCGTCGCGGCCACTGGCTGACGACCTGGTGGCACGCGTGCCCGCCGGCCTGCCCTCGGACTTGCTGCAACGGCGCCCGGACATCCTCCAGGCCGAATACCAACTGCGCGCCGCCAACGCCAACATCGGCGCAGCGCGTGCGGCGTTTTTCCCGTCCGTGAGCCTCACCGCCAACGCCGGCAGCGCCAGCACCGAACTGTCGGGGCTGTTCAAGGGCGGTTCGGGCAGTTGGACCTTCCAGCCGCAGATCAACCTGCCGATCTTCAATGCCGGCAGCCTGCGCGCGAGCCTCGACTACGCCAAGCTGCAAAAAGACATCAGCGTGGCGCAGTACGAAAAATCCATCCAGACCGCCTTCCAGGAAGTCGCCGACGGCCTGGCGGCACGGCAGACCTTTGTCGACCAGCTGCAAGCGCAACGGGATTTTGTCGCGGCCAACCAGCAGTACTACAACCTGGCCGAACACCGCTACCGCAGCGGCGTCGACAGCAACCTCACGTTCCTGGATGCCCAGCGTGCACTGTTCAGCTCGCAGCAGGCGCTGATCGTCGACCGCCTGGCGCAGTTGGTGGCCGAGGTGAAGTTGTATACCGCGCTGGGCGGCGCGTGGAGAGAAGCCCTTGCGGACGCGGGCGGGGTTGTCGCGTTTAACCCTGAGGAATCACCGCCTCCGCCTCGATCTCGATCAACCACTGCGGCAACGACAACCCGCTGA
- a CDS encoding RidA family protein produces MQRKVINPATVFNSLQYGFSQALEVPQGRRILLSGQVGVDADERTVGPGIAEQTATALDNIEKVLAEVEGDLSHVIMLRLYIVESARDQQEPIAQALRERFPHNPPPSSWIIVSGLSLPQWLIEIEAEAVIPQG; encoded by the coding sequence ATGCAGCGAAAAGTCATCAATCCCGCAACGGTATTCAACTCCCTGCAATACGGCTTCAGCCAGGCCCTTGAAGTCCCGCAAGGCCGGCGCATCCTGCTCTCCGGCCAGGTGGGCGTGGATGCAGACGAGCGCACCGTCGGCCCTGGCATTGCCGAGCAAACCGCCACTGCGTTGGACAATATCGAAAAGGTCCTGGCCGAGGTCGAGGGCGATCTCTCCCATGTGATCATGCTGCGGCTGTATATCGTCGAGTCCGCCCGTGACCAGCAGGAGCCGATCGCGCAGGCGCTGCGCGAGCGCTTCCCGCACAACCCGCCGCCGTCTTCGTGGATTATCGTCAGCGGGTTGTCGTTGCCGCAGTGGTTGATCGAGATCGAGGCGGAGGCGGTGATTCCTCAGGGTTAA
- a CDS encoding LysR family transcriptional regulator, translating into MERYRDMQLFAALAGQPSLASAARDAQVSGPTLVRAIARLEARLRVPLLARSTRGVSLTDAGSAYLADCVRLLAAVDAAEASAKGLHVQAQGNLRVFLPFLFCRYVMAPVLADYLDRYPEVNLVVSYHDYYPNLHEEGLDVAILVGELPDSSLIARPLGQVRHIVCASPAYLAVHGEPQHPNDLKQHRLIASADQVHWDFQGYQLKARARLGCATVQGAINAAVQGAGLIRCLSYPVHEHLLSGQLHRVLPDFELPPLPVQVVYREGRNAPMRVRSFVDHCVVALREHPAFQLA; encoded by the coding sequence ATGGAGCGTTATCGCGATATGCAGTTGTTCGCCGCGCTGGCCGGGCAGCCGAGCCTGGCGTCGGCGGCGCGTGACGCACAGGTCTCCGGCCCGACCCTGGTACGCGCGATCGCCCGCCTGGAGGCGCGTTTGCGCGTGCCGTTGCTGGCGCGCAGCACGCGTGGCGTGAGCCTTACCGACGCCGGCAGCGCCTACCTGGCGGACTGCGTGCGCCTGCTCGCTGCGGTGGACGCCGCTGAAGCCTCGGCCAAGGGGCTGCATGTGCAGGCCCAGGGCAATCTGCGGGTGTTTTTGCCGTTCCTGTTCTGCCGTTATGTGATGGCGCCGGTCCTGGCCGACTACTTGGACCGCTATCCCGAGGTGAACCTGGTCGTCAGCTACCACGACTATTACCCAAACCTGCACGAAGAAGGGCTCGACGTCGCTATCCTCGTCGGTGAACTGCCCGACTCGTCATTGATCGCCCGGCCGCTGGGGCAGGTGCGGCATATCGTCTGTGCCAGCCCTGCCTATCTGGCTGTTCACGGCGAGCCCCAACACCCGAACGATCTCAAGCAGCACCGGCTGATCGCCAGCGCCGATCAGGTGCATTGGGATTTCCAGGGCTATCAACTCAAGGCCCGTGCCCGTCTGGGCTGCGCCACGGTACAGGGTGCGATCAATGCGGCGGTGCAGGGCGCGGGGTTGATTCGCTGCTTGAGTTATCCGGTGCACGAACACCTGCTGAGCGGGCAACTGCATCGCGTATTGCCCGATTTTGAGCTGCCGCCACTGCCAGTGCAGGTGGTGTACCGCGAAGGTCGCAACGCACCGATGCGCGTGCGCAGCTTTGTCGACCACTGCGTAGTGGCGCTGCGCGAACACCCGGCATTTCAGCTGGCGTAA
- a CDS encoding ABC transporter permease encodes MNYQNLTALDMGIAASLILINGALSLLLRLGLGRQLLWAAVRTVVQLLAIGYLLGWVFEFAYWYVVLPLMCAMTLIAGLSAAGRGRRTYRGQRADSVLSVWGSSWLVTAVGLFAVIRIHPWYEPQYAIPILGMILGNTLTGVSLGIERMTQELTSGRNTIEMILALGGSRWEAAQEAIRQAVRAGMIPTLNQMTVVGIVSLPGMMTGQVLAGESPEDAVRYQIVIMFLIAASSALGTVGAVLLTYRRLFSSSHRFLRDRLVER; translated from the coding sequence ATGAATTATCAGAACCTCACCGCGCTCGACATGGGCATCGCCGCGTCGCTGATCCTTATCAATGGTGCACTCTCGCTGCTGCTGCGCCTGGGTTTGGGCCGCCAGTTGCTGTGGGCGGCGGTGCGCACCGTGGTGCAACTGTTGGCCATCGGTTACCTGCTGGGCTGGGTGTTCGAGTTCGCCTACTGGTACGTGGTGCTGCCGCTGATGTGTGCGATGACCCTGATCGCCGGCCTGTCGGCAGCGGGGCGTGGGCGACGGACTTATCGCGGGCAGCGCGCTGACAGCGTCCTGTCGGTGTGGGGCAGTTCATGGCTGGTCACGGCTGTGGGTTTGTTTGCGGTGATCCGAATCCACCCGTGGTACGAGCCGCAGTACGCGATTCCGATCCTGGGGATGATCCTCGGCAACACCCTGACCGGCGTGTCCCTGGGGATCGAGCGCATGACCCAGGAACTGACCTCGGGGCGCAACACCATCGAGATGATCCTGGCCCTCGGCGGCTCCCGTTGGGAAGCGGCGCAGGAAGCCATCCGCCAGGCAGTGCGCGCGGGCATGATCCCGACGCTGAACCAAATGACTGTGGTGGGCATCGTCAGCCTGCCCGGCATGATGACCGGGCAAGTGCTGGCGGGGGAAAGCCCGGAGGATGCGGTGCGGTATCAGATCGTGATCATGTTTCTGATTGCCGCGTCGTCGGCGCTGGGCACGGTAGGGGCGGTGTTGCTGACCTATCGGCGGTTGTTTTCCAGTAGCCATCGATTCCTGCGGGATCGCCTCGTAGAGCGTTGA
- a CDS encoding DUF1835 domain-containing protein, with translation MSRHVNTDGRLNLTQQRKRAKELLPHLKSQDPNATLSQAQWAIAKQLGFRSWPRLKAHVDAIDFAAHHPDFAASDEPRTTHWRCGNDIAHSLQIAGFKGDFKMLTDPLCMGPVRDVPSEAFRAMRSTFISQAFALDKTQAARRVADEYDQLDALANADHSVLWCEADAYDQLFLIRALASLEQAPRKLELIEVDRVPGVERFIGIGQLAPDVLAWLWPQRRRLGDDAVHLAKRAWAAYCSPSPERLAELAHGTHSVLPLLAPALLRQLQELPGVRDGLSLTERLSLSYIAEAGPVPFGRVFAELMGKREPLPFLGDMMFHALLRPLIDGDSPLLMEAEAQNVWPQRVLTLTALGVEVLEGQAYWLDHCTHERWVGGTRIRPGRPHWTIDEANQPVFQRRAIA, from the coding sequence ATGTCCCGACACGTCAACACCGATGGCCGCCTCAACCTCACGCAGCAGCGCAAGCGCGCCAAGGAATTGCTGCCACACCTGAAAAGCCAAGACCCGAATGCGACCCTGTCCCAGGCGCAATGGGCGATCGCCAAGCAGTTGGGTTTCCGCAGTTGGCCGAGGCTCAAGGCCCATGTCGATGCCATCGACTTCGCCGCCCACCACCCCGACTTCGCCGCCAGCGACGAACCCCGCACCACCCATTGGCGTTGCGGCAATGACATTGCCCACAGCCTGCAGATCGCCGGGTTCAAGGGCGACTTCAAGATGCTCACCGACCCACTGTGCATGGGGCCGGTTCGTGATGTGCCCAGCGAAGCATTCCGCGCCATGCGCAGTACGTTTATCAGCCAGGCTTTCGCCCTGGACAAAACCCAAGCAGCGCGCCGCGTCGCTGATGAATATGACCAGCTCGACGCCTTGGCCAACGCCGATCATAGCGTGCTGTGGTGCGAAGCGGATGCCTACGACCAACTGTTCCTGATTCGTGCACTCGCCAGTCTTGAGCAGGCGCCGCGCAAACTGGAGCTGATCGAGGTGGACCGCGTACCCGGTGTCGAGCGCTTTATCGGGATCGGCCAATTGGCACCCGATGTACTGGCCTGGCTCTGGCCGCAGCGACGACGGCTCGGTGACGACGCGGTGCATTTGGCCAAACGCGCCTGGGCCGCGTACTGCTCCCCCTCTCCCGAACGCCTGGCGGAACTGGCCCACGGCACCCATTCGGTATTGCCCTTGCTGGCACCTGCGCTGTTGCGCCAATTGCAGGAATTACCGGGCGTGCGCGATGGCTTGTCGCTCACCGAGCGCCTGTCACTGAGCTACATCGCCGAAGCAGGACCGGTGCCGTTTGGCCGGGTGTTTGCTGAGTTAATGGGCAAGCGCGAACCGCTGCCGTTCCTGGGAGACATGATGTTTCATGCACTGTTGCGGCCGTTAATTGACGGTGACAGCCCTTTGCTCATGGAGGCAGAAGCACAAAACGTGTGGCCGCAACGCGTGTTGACGCTGACGGCATTGGGGGTTGAAGTGCTTGAAGGCCAAGCCTATTGGCTCGACCACTGCACACATGAACGCTGGGTCGGAGGGACACGCATTCGACCCGGCCGGCCTCACTGGACAATTGATGAGGCTAACCAACCTGTTTTTCAGCGAAGAGCCATCGCGTAG
- a CDS encoding 5'-nucleotidase, lipoprotein e(P4) family, with the protein MRNLIFASLLLLAGCQHTPPANDQLDAVLWTQTSIEHELIYRQLFANATRQLDVALADPTWDALPFAPRNLNGLPPAVVVDIDETLLDNVPLNARDVVNNQVYSYDRWNTWVDQARAEALPGAVAFLQAAQQKGIKVYYLTNREHNQVAATVKNLRLRGFPVESAEQVLAASTPTGHCESTGYGKNCRRQWVASHARVLLMAGDSLGDFVQAEHNTLADQRKAVQPYMNWLGQRWFLLPNPTYGNWYSAPYGDDETLPFEQKRQLKQQALQLQE; encoded by the coding sequence ATGCGCAACCTGATCTTCGCCAGCCTGCTTCTGCTGGCGGGCTGCCAACATACGCCGCCGGCCAACGACCAACTCGACGCCGTGCTCTGGACCCAAACCTCCATCGAGCATGAGTTGATCTACCGTCAGCTCTTCGCCAATGCCACCCGTCAACTGGACGTGGCATTGGCCGATCCCACCTGGGACGCCCTGCCCTTTGCGCCACGCAACCTGAACGGCTTGCCACCGGCGGTCGTGGTCGATATCGACGAAACCCTGCTGGACAACGTGCCGCTCAACGCCCGCGATGTGGTCAACAACCAGGTCTATTCCTACGATCGCTGGAACACCTGGGTCGACCAGGCCAGGGCCGAGGCTTTGCCCGGTGCGGTTGCCTTCCTGCAAGCGGCGCAGCAAAAAGGTATCAAGGTTTACTACCTCACCAACCGCGAACACAACCAGGTCGCGGCCACCGTGAAGAACTTGCGCCTGCGGGGTTTCCCGGTTGAAAGCGCAGAACAAGTGCTCGCCGCCAGTACCCCCACCGGCCACTGCGAAAGTACCGGCTACGGCAAGAACTGCCGCCGCCAATGGGTCGCCAGCCATGCCCGTGTATTGCTGATGGCCGGGGACTCCCTGGGGGACTTCGTGCAGGCCGAACACAACACCCTCGCGGATCAACGCAAGGCGGTGCAGCCTTATATGAATTGGCTCGGGCAGCGCTGGTTCTTGCTGCCCAACCCGACGTACGGAAACTGGTACAGCGCGCCGTATGGGGATGATGAGACGTTGCCGTTTGAGCAAAAGCGTCAGCTCAAGCAGCAGGCGTTGCAGTTGCAAGAGTAG
- a CDS encoding LysR family transcriptional regulator, whose amino-acid sequence MDRFHEMQVFLAVAEEEGFAAAARRLKTSPPSVTRAIAAMEERIGTQLLARTTRSLHLTEAGQRYLEDCRRILAELDEAEEAAAGSYSIPCGHLTVTAPVLFGELYVAPVLGEYLDRFPLVNINALLVDRVVNMTDEGVDVAVRIGHLHEPGQQAIKVGEVRRVVCASPAYLDQHGRPGHPSQLREAKIATSSSSQLVSGWEFVDGGQTLTVSIEPRLVVTANNAAINLARLGWGMTRVLSYQVATAVAAGELEIVLEDYEAAPLPIQVVFQKSSRVPAKINTFVDFLTHRLGQDAALNPAMKRRS is encoded by the coding sequence ATGGACCGATTTCATGAAATGCAGGTGTTCCTGGCGGTGGCCGAGGAGGAGGGCTTCGCCGCCGCCGCGCGTCGCCTGAAAACCTCGCCACCCAGTGTGACGCGGGCCATCGCCGCCATGGAGGAACGCATCGGCACTCAGCTGCTGGCGCGCACCACCCGCAGCCTGCACTTGACCGAAGCCGGCCAGCGTTACCTGGAAGATTGTCGGCGCATCCTGGCCGAGCTCGATGAGGCCGAGGAAGCGGCGGCAGGCAGTTATTCCATTCCTTGTGGTCACCTGACCGTGACTGCGCCGGTACTGTTCGGCGAGCTGTATGTGGCGCCGGTGCTGGGGGAATACCTGGACCGGTTCCCGTTGGTGAACATCAACGCCTTGCTGGTCGACCGCGTGGTCAACATGACCGACGAGGGGGTGGATGTGGCGGTGCGAATCGGCCATCTGCACGAGCCGGGGCAGCAGGCGATCAAGGTCGGTGAGGTGCGCCGGGTGGTGTGTGCGTCGCCGGCCTATCTCGACCAACATGGCCGGCCTGGGCATCCGTCGCAATTGCGCGAGGCCAAGATTGCCACGTCGTCGTCCAGCCAGTTGGTGAGTGGCTGGGAGTTCGTCGACGGCGGCCAAACGTTGACCGTGTCCATCGAGCCGCGCCTGGTCGTCACGGCAAACAACGCCGCCATCAACCTGGCGCGCTTGGGCTGGGGCATGACGCGGGTGTTGTCCTATCAGGTCGCCACAGCGGTGGCGGCGGGGGAGCTGGAGATTGTCCTTGAAGACTATGAGGCGGCGCCGCTGCCGATCCAGGTGGTGTTTCAGAAAAGCAGCCGGGTGCCGGCCAAGATCAACACCTTTGTCGACTTCCTTACCCATCGCCTGGGCCAGGACGCTGCCCTGAACCCGGCGATGAAACGGCGCAGCTGA
- a CDS encoding helix-turn-helix transcriptional regulator, with protein sequence MSVTRNNADPQSPNFYAEMGELIASSGQSDFAAHMLHLVDKWVPIHLVDLSEWTLDELRNRVLDIKLLGSAGEKQDLPPPLPLNSMEDHPLLRDMLGMQDPLLIQLKAKAKSLYPRGTSHQCNLVSRQGNRRCVISFYRPPNHRGFSLAELSFLKCLSDTLLPLIECHAQGLRQAPHTEVEPAHTLLEQSQLQREFYKRLSLGDITLSAREQEVCLGLLTGGTVPQMAEKLSVKNSSIETYLKRAAAKLGVSGRHGLAKWMIGA encoded by the coding sequence ATGAGTGTGACCCGCAATAATGCCGACCCGCAAAGCCCGAATTTCTATGCCGAAATGGGCGAGTTGATTGCCAGCAGTGGCCAATCGGACTTCGCCGCCCACATGCTGCACCTGGTGGACAAGTGGGTGCCGATCCACCTGGTGGACCTGAGCGAATGGACCCTCGACGAGCTGCGCAACCGCGTGCTCGATATCAAGCTGTTGGGCAGTGCCGGCGAGAAGCAGGACCTGCCGCCGCCCCTGCCCCTGAACTCCATGGAAGACCATCCGCTGCTGCGGGACATGCTCGGCATGCAGGACCCGCTGCTGATCCAGCTCAAGGCCAAGGCCAAGAGCCTGTACCCGCGCGGCACCTCGCACCAGTGCAACCTGGTGTCGCGCCAGGGCAACCGGCGGTGCGTGATTTCGTTTTATCGGCCGCCCAACCATCGCGGGTTTTCACTGGCCGAGCTGTCGTTTCTCAAGTGCCTGTCGGACACCCTGCTGCCGCTGATCGAGTGCCACGCCCAGGGCCTGCGCCAGGCGCCGCACACCGAGGTCGAACCGGCCCACACCTTGCTGGAGCAATCCCAATTGCAGCGTGAGTTCTACAAGCGCCTGTCCCTGGGCGACATCACCCTGTCGGCACGCGAGCAAGAGGTGTGCCTTGGCCTGCTGACCGGCGGCACCGTGCCGCAAATGGCCGAAAAGCTCAGCGTGAAAAACAGCTCCATCGAAACCTACCTCAAGCGCGCCGCCGCCAAGTTAGGCGTCAGTGGTCGGCATGGCTTGGCCAAATGGATGATTGGCGCCTGA
- a CDS encoding glutathione S-transferase family protein: MIKLYGFPLSGHSHRVELMLSLLGLPTDVVLVDLKQGAHKAPEFIATVNPFGQVPAIDDNGVVLADSNAILVYLANTYGKGQWLPSDPVGQARVQRWLSAAAGQLHAGPATARLALVFGAQVDTAAAISRSHALLKLMETQLGQSRFLASEQPTIADVAFYTYIAHAPEGNVSLADYPQVRAWLASIEALPGFVGMPRTAVGLQSQ, translated from the coding sequence ATGATCAAACTCTATGGTTTCCCGTTGTCCGGCCACTCCCATCGGGTCGAGCTGATGCTGTCCCTGCTGGGCCTGCCTACGGACGTTGTGCTGGTGGACCTCAAGCAAGGCGCGCACAAGGCCCCTGAATTTATTGCCACGGTCAACCCTTTCGGCCAGGTGCCAGCCATTGATGACAACGGTGTGGTACTGGCGGACTCCAATGCGATCCTGGTCTACCTGGCGAACACCTACGGCAAAGGCCAGTGGCTGCCGAGCGACCCGGTGGGCCAGGCCCGTGTGCAGCGTTGGCTCTCGGCCGCCGCCGGGCAACTCCACGCAGGGCCCGCGACTGCACGCCTTGCCCTGGTGTTTGGTGCCCAGGTGGACACCGCCGCCGCAATCAGCCGGTCCCACGCGTTGCTGAAATTGATGGAAACGCAGCTGGGCCAAAGCCGCTTCCTGGCCAGTGAGCAGCCGACCATCGCCGACGTGGCCTTCTACACCTACATCGCCCATGCGCCAGAAGGCAATGTGTCGCTGGCCGACTACCCTCAGGTGCGCGCCTGGCTCGCCAGCATCGAGGCGTTGCCGGGGTTCGTGGGCATGCCGCGCACGGCGGTGGGCTTGCAGTCGCAATAA
- a CDS encoding ABC transporter ATP-binding protein, translating into MTDTALIEARALTRMDERRHVALLQPTDFTLQPGDRVSITGASGSGKSVFLRALALLDAPTSGQILWNNQPIGNAQIPHYRCHISYLSQRPALLEGSVEDNLRFPFSLKTSRKRRFDLVTVTTLLGHAGKAPDFLAKRAADLSGGESQVVSLIRTLQLNSEVLLLDEPTAALDPTSSREVEALIDAWFAGDPSRACIWVSHDLDQARRMSDIHLQMSAGVLSGVPQP; encoded by the coding sequence ATGACCGACACCGCATTAATCGAAGCCCGCGCCCTCACGCGCATGGACGAGCGCCGCCACGTGGCCTTACTCCAGCCCACCGATTTCACTTTGCAACCAGGCGACCGCGTTTCGATCACCGGTGCGTCCGGCTCCGGCAAAAGTGTGTTCCTGCGCGCGCTGGCGCTGCTGGATGCACCCACGTCCGGGCAGATCCTGTGGAACAACCAGCCGATCGGCAACGCACAGATTCCCCACTACCGCTGCCACATCAGCTACCTGTCGCAACGCCCGGCGCTGCTCGAAGGCTCGGTGGAAGACAACCTGCGCTTTCCCTTCAGCCTCAAGACCTCACGCAAGCGCCGCTTCGACCTGGTGACCGTCACCACATTGCTGGGGCACGCCGGCAAGGCACCGGACTTTCTGGCCAAGCGCGCCGCCGACCTGTCGGGCGGCGAATCCCAGGTGGTCTCGTTGATCCGCACCCTGCAACTCAACTCCGAAGTGCTGCTGCTGGACGAGCCCACCGCCGCCCTCGACCCCACCTCATCCCGCGAAGTGGAAGCGCTGATCGACGCCTGGTTTGCCGGGGATCCGTCCCGCGCCTGTATCTGGGTCTCCCATGACCTGGACCAGGCGCGACGCATGAGTGACATCCATTTGCAGATGAGTGCCGGTGTGTTGAGCGGAGTGCCCCAGCCATGA
- a CDS encoding pyridoxamine 5'-phosphate oxidase family protein: MNLNEQSPWHAGERHIQEAVGVADRMAVVGPKVIRDHLPEQHRDFYPLLPYLILGAVDERGIPWATMIEGAPGFAHSPDPQTLQIDSLPSATDPARNALQEGAAVGLLGIDLNTRRRNRMNGRVGALDHDGFSVDVVHTFGNCPKYIQLRPVDGIARKPGTAVERFNDLDAAAQTLIRNADTLFVASYVEVDAQRSVDVSHRGGNTGFVRVEGNVLTIPDFAGNLFFATLGNLQANPVAGLLFIDFESGDVLQVAGRTTLILDGPEVALFEGAQRLWTVTVEQVVRRPAALALRWQFAEFSPFSLAMGSW; this comes from the coding sequence ATGAACCTGAACGAACAATCTCCCTGGCATGCCGGCGAACGGCACATACAAGAGGCGGTGGGCGTGGCCGACCGCATGGCCGTGGTCGGGCCGAAGGTAATACGCGATCACCTGCCGGAACAGCACCGGGATTTCTACCCCTTGTTGCCTTACCTGATACTGGGTGCGGTGGACGAGCGTGGCATCCCTTGGGCGACTATGATCGAAGGCGCCCCCGGTTTCGCCCACTCGCCGGACCCACAGACCCTGCAGATCGACAGCCTGCCGTCCGCGACCGACCCGGCCCGCAACGCCTTGCAAGAGGGGGCAGCTGTCGGCCTGTTGGGCATCGACCTCAACACCCGGCGTCGCAATCGCATGAACGGCCGTGTGGGTGCACTCGATCACGATGGCTTTTCGGTCGACGTGGTACACACCTTCGGCAATTGCCCCAAGTACATCCAACTGCGCCCGGTCGATGGCATTGCTCGTAAACCTGGCACGGCGGTCGAGCGCTTCAACGACCTGGACGCTGCCGCCCAGACCCTGATCCGCAACGCCGATACGCTGTTCGTCGCCAGCTACGTCGAGGTGGACGCTCAACGCTCGGTGGACGTTTCTCATAGAGGTGGCAACACGGGTTTTGTGCGGGTCGAGGGCAACGTACTGACCATCCCCGACTTTGCCGGTAACCTGTTTTTTGCCACCCTGGGCAACCTGCAAGCCAACCCGGTGGCCGGGCTGTTGTTCATCGACTTTGAATCGGGGGATGTGCTGCAAGTGGCCGGGCGTACCACGTTGATCCTCGACGGCCCGGAGGTGGCGCTGTTCGAGGGGGCGCAACGGCTGTGGACGGTGACGGTGGAACAGGTGGTGCGCCGCCCGGCGGCGTTGGCGTTGCGGTGGCAGTTCGCGGAGTTTTCGCCGTTTAGTCTGGCGATGGGGAGTTGGTAA